One stretch of Bradyrhizobium canariense DNA includes these proteins:
- a CDS encoding YkvA family protein, which yields MATEHTMGFEPADRLAKDRESVRRRFWIKLKRVVAQLPFAEDLLAAYYCAFDKQTPRHVQATLLGALAYFILPFDFIPDMMPVLGFTDDAAVLATAIRLVASHITPDHREAARAVLKRGLAEAE from the coding sequence ATGGCAACCGAACACACCATGGGTTTTGAGCCAGCCGACAGGCTGGCAAAAGACCGTGAAAGCGTGCGCCGGCGCTTCTGGATCAAGCTGAAGCGGGTGGTGGCGCAGCTTCCATTCGCCGAGGATTTGCTCGCGGCCTATTATTGCGCGTTCGACAAACAGACGCCGCGCCATGTCCAGGCGACGCTACTCGGCGCGCTCGCGTATTTTATCCTGCCGTTCGATTTCATTCCCGACATGATGCCGGTGCTCGGCTTTACCGATGACGCCGCGGTGCTGGCCACCGCGATCCGGCTGGTCGCGTCTCACATCACGCCCGATCATCGCGAAGCAGCCCGCGCTGTGTTGAAGCGCGGGCTTGCCGAGGCCGAGTGA
- a CDS encoding 4a-hydroxytetrahydrobiopterin dehydratase, with translation MAERLSVEARKQALKSLPGWAEMSGREAIGRTFTFKDFNEAFGFMTRAALVAEKNDHHPEWRNVYKTVEVVLATHDAGGVTALDIELAEAMDAIASQIGVA, from the coding sequence ATGGCGGAGCGGCTGTCAGTGGAGGCACGAAAACAGGCCCTGAAAAGCCTGCCCGGATGGGCGGAAATGTCCGGCCGCGAGGCGATTGGCCGCACCTTTACGTTCAAGGATTTCAACGAGGCCTTCGGATTCATGACCCGTGCCGCGCTGGTGGCGGAGAAAAACGACCATCATCCGGAGTGGCGGAACGTCTACAAGACGGTGGAAGTGGTGCTGGCCACCCATGACGCCGGCGGCGTCACCGCTCTCGACATCGAACTGGCCGAGGCCATGGATGCGATCGCCAGTCAAATCGGGGTGGCCTGA
- a CDS encoding TAXI family TRAP transporter solute-binding subunit, protein MFVILAGILAVIGALAGAYYFEMRPVVLRIAVGPANSDDLKVVQALTQGFAQTHSHIRLRPVPTDGAAASAQALADRKVDLAIIRGDLTVPDNAQAVATLRKNVAVLWVPPAAKGKGKKAGPKITKIAQLSGRRIGVIGRTPANINLLKVILQQYGVDPAKVDIVQFPVSEVTEAIRGQKADAYLAAGPVNSRITADAIAASAHDGGAPTFLAIDSAEAIAQNHPNYEASEIPAGAFGGSPDRPDDEVKTISFAHHIVARKDLPESTVAAFTRQLFAIRQSVMAEFPLAAKIETPDTDKDAAIPVHPGAAAFVDGEEKTFLDRYSDYIWWGLMGLSAMGSAGAWFAGYLKKDERNTNSSQREHLLDMLTAARRCDSIEDLDRMQAEADAILRDTLLCFEHGAIAEGALTAFNIALEQFHHAVADRKALLIGTPQNPQRAGAQFRVTGAL, encoded by the coding sequence ATGTTCGTCATCCTCGCAGGAATCCTCGCCGTCATCGGCGCGCTTGCCGGCGCCTATTATTTCGAGATGCGCCCGGTGGTGTTGCGGATAGCGGTCGGTCCCGCCAATAGCGACGACCTCAAGGTGGTCCAGGCACTGACCCAGGGTTTTGCCCAAACCCATAGTCACATTCGCTTGCGCCCGGTGCCGACCGATGGTGCGGCCGCGAGCGCGCAGGCACTCGCCGATCGCAAGGTCGACCTCGCCATCATCCGTGGCGATCTCACCGTGCCGGACAATGCACAGGCCGTCGCGACGCTGCGCAAGAACGTCGCGGTGCTGTGGGTGCCTCCGGCGGCAAAGGGCAAGGGCAAAAAAGCCGGGCCGAAGATCACCAAAATCGCGCAACTCTCGGGGCGCCGCATCGGCGTCATCGGCCGCACGCCGGCCAATATCAACTTGCTCAAGGTGATCCTGCAGCAATATGGCGTGGATCCGGCCAAGGTCGATATCGTCCAGTTCCCGGTCAGCGAAGTGACGGAGGCGATCCGCGGCCAGAAGGCGGACGCCTATCTCGCTGCCGGACCGGTCAACAGCAGGATCACCGCCGACGCGATCGCCGCATCGGCGCACGATGGCGGCGCACCGACATTCCTCGCGATCGATTCCGCCGAGGCGATTGCGCAGAACCATCCCAATTACGAAGCGTCCGAAATTCCCGCCGGTGCCTTTGGCGGCTCGCCCGACCGGCCCGATGACGAGGTGAAGACGATCAGCTTCGCCCACCACATCGTTGCCCGCAAGGACCTGCCGGAATCGACCGTCGCTGCGTTCACCCGGCAATTGTTTGCGATCCGTCAATCGGTGATGGCGGAGTTTCCGCTGGCTGCGAAAATCGAGACGCCGGATACCGACAAGGATGCCGCGATCCCCGTGCATCCGGGTGCGGCGGCTTTTGTCGACGGCGAGGAAAAAACTTTTCTCGACCGCTATAGCGATTACATCTGGTGGGGGCTGATGGGCCTGTCGGCGATGGGTTCCGCCGGCGCGTGGTTCGCAGGCTATCTGAAGAAGGATGAGCGCAACACCAATAGCTCGCAGCGCGAACATCTGCTGGACATGCTGACCGCTGCGCGCCGTTGCGATTCCATCGAAGATCTCGACCGGATGCAGGCCGAGGCCGATGCAATCCTGCGCGATACGTTGCTCTGCTTCGAGCATGGTGCGATCGCGGAGGGCGCGTTGACCGCTTTCAACATCGCGCTGGAGCAGTTCCACCACGCCGTGGCCGACCGCAAGGCCCTCTTGATCGGCACACCGCAAAACCCGCAGCGCGCGGGCGCGCAATTCCGGGTCACCGGAGCGTTATAG
- a CDS encoding alkaline phosphatase D family protein gives MTIKIPRKDFRGLSRRRFLSTAAATGFGAIAMPYLSRAADRPQITHGVQSGDVGADGGVVWSRADRPAQMMVEVATTESFANARALPPIAALPESDFTAKMLVENLPAGQDIFYRVRFRDLSHTDVVSEPVVGRFRTAPADRRDVSFVWGGDVAGQGWGINPDDGGMVTYAAMHKHKPDFLLHSGDTIYADGVIQSEVKLADGKIWKNITIPEKAKVAETLDEYRAAHKYNFLDNNVRAFNAEVPIFVQWDDHEVTNNWSISKQLPDTYKVRDITLLAARASRAFHEMYPMRESIVEPGRVYRTLNYGPHLDVFMLDERSYRGGNGPNLQTTYGPDAYFIGPDQLAWLKRALLNSRATWKVIASDMPLSLLVYDDAAAKKGSEAFAQGDGPPCGRELEIADVLRFIKTAGITNTVWLTADVHYAAAHYYNPDKAQFQDFEPFWEFVSGPFHAGTFGPNELDNTFGPEVKFVKAPGADKQNLPPSDGMQFFGHVQIEGKTGRMTVTLRDRANVALWSTTLDPKLG, from the coding sequence ATGACGATCAAGATTCCCCGTAAAGATTTCCGTGGGCTTTCCCGCCGTCGCTTTCTTTCCACGGCCGCAGCGACGGGTTTTGGCGCGATCGCGATGCCCTATCTCAGCCGCGCCGCCGACCGGCCGCAGATCACCCATGGCGTGCAGTCCGGCGACGTCGGCGCCGATGGCGGCGTGGTGTGGTCGCGCGCCGACCGTCCGGCGCAAATGATGGTCGAAGTGGCGACCACTGAATCCTTTGCCAATGCGCGGGCGCTGCCACCGATCGCAGCGCTGCCGGAGAGCGACTTCACTGCCAAGATGCTGGTGGAAAATCTTCCCGCCGGACAGGATATTTTTTATCGCGTCCGCTTCCGCGATCTGTCGCACACCGATGTGGTGAGCGAGCCGGTGGTCGGCCGTTTCCGCACCGCGCCGGCGGACCGCCGCGACGTCAGCTTCGTCTGGGGCGGCGACGTTGCCGGACAGGGCTGGGGCATCAATCCCGACGATGGCGGCATGGTCACCTACGCCGCCATGCACAAGCACAAACCGGATTTCCTGCTTCACTCCGGCGACACCATCTATGCCGATGGCGTCATCCAATCGGAAGTGAAGCTCGCCGACGGCAAGATCTGGAAGAACATCACCATTCCTGAAAAGGCCAAGGTCGCCGAGACGCTCGATGAATACCGCGCCGCGCATAAATATAATTTCCTCGACAACAATGTGCGCGCCTTCAATGCCGAGGTGCCGATCTTCGTGCAGTGGGACGACCACGAGGTCACCAACAACTGGTCGATCTCCAAACAGCTCCCGGATACCTACAAGGTGCGCGACATCACCCTGCTTGCGGCGCGCGCCTCCCGTGCCTTTCACGAGATGTATCCGATGCGCGAGAGCATCGTCGAGCCGGGCCGGGTCTACCGTACCCTCAATTACGGACCGCATCTCGACGTCTTCATGCTGGATGAACGCAGCTATCGCGGCGGCAACGGCCCGAACCTGCAAACCACGTATGGCCCTGACGCCTACTTCATCGGTCCCGACCAACTCGCCTGGCTGAAGCGCGCACTGTTGAACTCGCGCGCCACCTGGAAGGTGATCGCATCCGACATGCCGCTCAGCCTGCTGGTTTACGATGACGCCGCGGCGAAGAAAGGCTCGGAAGCATTCGCGCAGGGCGACGGTCCGCCGTGCGGCCGCGAACTCGAGATCGCCGACGTGCTGCGCTTTATCAAGACGGCCGGGATCACCAACACCGTGTGGCTGACGGCGGATGTGCATTACGCCGCGGCCCACTATTACAATCCGGACAAGGCGCAGTTCCAGGATTTCGAACCGTTCTGGGAATTCGTTTCCGGGCCATTCCATGCCGGCACGTTCGGGCCGAACGAACTCGACAACACCTTTGGTCCTGAAGTGAAGTTCGTCAAAGCGCCGGGCGCGGACAAGCAGAACCTGCCGCCGTCAGACGGAATGCAGTTCTTCGGTCATGTGCAGATCGAGGGCAAGACCGGCCGGATGACCGTGACGTTGCGGGATCGCGCCAACGTGGCTCTGTGGTCGACCACGCTGGATCCGAAGCTCGGCTAA
- a CDS encoding response regulator, with amino-acid sequence MEPASFTAMPNDVLIVEDDPIIALDFEDTILGFGVKTVRTAGSVAQALQMIADRAPEFALLDVGLVREKSFAIAERLDALEIPFVFVTGYGTDVRLPTAFSDRSRLPKPFSTEALQAALTRRPCGGAEGC; translated from the coding sequence ATGGAACCCGCTTCCTTCACCGCGATGCCCAACGACGTGCTGATTGTCGAAGATGATCCTATCATCGCGCTCGACTTCGAGGACACGATTCTAGGCTTCGGCGTGAAGACGGTCCGCACCGCGGGAAGTGTCGCGCAGGCGCTTCAGATGATCGCCGACCGCGCGCCGGAGTTTGCCTTGCTCGATGTCGGCCTGGTCCGCGAAAAGAGTTTTGCGATTGCCGAGCGGCTGGATGCGCTGGAGATTCCCTTCGTCTTCGTCACCGGCTACGGCACCGACGTCAGGCTTCCCACGGCGTTCTCGGACCGGTCGCGGCTTCCGAAACCCTTCTCAACCGAAGCCCTCCAAGCCGCGTTGACGCGCCGCCCCTGTGGCGGCGCTGAGGGCTGCTAG
- a CDS encoding Crp/Fnr family transcriptional regulator, translated as MLARHDQTAGDRPFNNLLRRLSAADFALIAPHLVSEDAKANDLLYSPGDDVETVHFPCGPSLVSYMVTNEDGRDVETILIGREGAVGGIVSQGYLPAYTRIIVKFGGPFVRLNIGKLEAAKTKSPTLRNIFARYADCMLAQIFQSTACNAIHSIEQRTAKWIISAMERADGNDVVPLTHEQLATLLGVGRSYTSRVIQTFKAEGVLETRRGSILIRNPAALRLRACQCNEAVKSHFEEVLRGVYPDPEKDN; from the coding sequence ATGCTCGCGCGACATGACCAAACGGCCGGCGACCGGCCCTTCAACAATCTTTTGCGCCGCTTGAGCGCCGCCGATTTTGCTTTGATCGCGCCTCATCTCGTGAGTGAAGACGCCAAGGCCAACGACCTGCTTTACAGCCCCGGAGACGACGTCGAGACCGTGCATTTTCCGTGCGGCCCGAGCCTGGTTTCTTACATGGTCACCAACGAGGACGGTCGCGATGTCGAGACCATCCTGATCGGCCGCGAGGGCGCGGTCGGCGGCATCGTCAGCCAGGGCTATCTGCCGGCCTATACCCGCATCATCGTCAAATTCGGCGGGCCCTTCGTGCGGCTGAATATCGGCAAGCTCGAAGCTGCGAAAACAAAATCCCCGACGCTGCGCAACATCTTCGCGCGCTATGCCGACTGCATGCTCGCCCAGATCTTTCAATCGACGGCCTGCAACGCGATTCATTCAATCGAGCAGCGCACCGCGAAATGGATCATTTCGGCGATGGAACGTGCCGACGGCAACGATGTCGTGCCGTTGACACATGAGCAGCTGGCGACGCTGCTGGGGGTCGGCCGCAGCTATACCAGCCGCGTGATCCAGACCTTCAAGGCGGAGGGGGTGCTGGAGACCCGCCGCGGCTCGATCCTGATCCGTAACCCGGCTGCTCTGCGGCTCCGGGCCTGCCAGTGCAACGAGGCCGTCAAAAGCCACTTCGAGGAGGTTTTACGGGGCGTCTACCCCGATCCCGAAAAAGACAATTAA
- the typA gene encoding translational GTPase TypA: MNLRNVAIIAHVDHGKTTLVDRLLQQSGTYRDNQRVVERAMDSNDLERERGITILAKAASVQWKDTRINIVDTPGHADFGGEVERILNMVDGALVLVDAAEGPLPQTKFVVSKALKVGLKPIVVINKVDRPDARPTEVINEVFDLFAALDASEEQLDFPILYGSAKQGWMAESPDGSHDAGMQPLFDLILRHVAPPTVEEGPFRMIGTILEANPYLGRIITGRITSGSIKPNQAVKVLSGDGKLIEQGRITKILAFRGIERTPLEEADAGDIVAIAGLTKGTVADTFCDPSVDTPLVAQPIDPPTVSMSFIVNNSPLAGTEGDKVTSRMIRDRLLREAEGNVALRVTEASDKDSMEVSGRGELQLAILIETMRREGFELSVSRPRVVLKKDDATGNWQEPIEEVVIDVDEEHSGVVVQKMSERKAEMIEMRPSGGNRLRLVFYAPTRGLIGYQGELLTDTRGTAIMNRLFHGYAPYKGDIQGRRNGVLISNDQGEAVAYAMFKLEDRGPMMITPGAKVYKGMIVGEHTRDNDLEINILKGKQLTNIRTTSKDEAVRLTPPIQMTLEKALAYIEDDELVEVTPKSIRLRKKFLDANERKRAEKTKEAVA, encoded by the coding sequence ATGAACCTTCGCAACGTCGCCATTATCGCCCACGTCGACCACGGCAAGACCACGCTGGTCGATCGCCTGTTGCAGCAATCCGGCACCTATCGCGACAACCAGCGGGTGGTTGAGCGCGCGATGGACTCCAACGATCTGGAACGCGAGCGCGGCATCACCATTCTCGCCAAGGCCGCCTCGGTGCAGTGGAAGGACACCCGCATCAACATCGTCGATACGCCTGGTCACGCCGATTTCGGCGGCGAGGTCGAGCGCATCCTCAACATGGTCGATGGCGCGCTGGTGCTGGTGGACGCCGCCGAAGGCCCGCTGCCGCAAACCAAATTCGTGGTCTCGAAGGCGCTCAAGGTCGGGCTGAAGCCGATTGTCGTCATCAACAAGGTCGACCGCCCCGACGCGCGGCCGACCGAAGTCATCAACGAAGTGTTCGACCTGTTTGCGGCGCTCGACGCCAGCGAGGAGCAGCTCGATTTTCCGATTCTGTATGGCTCGGCCAAGCAAGGCTGGATGGCGGAAAGCCCGGATGGTTCGCACGACGCCGGCATGCAGCCGCTGTTCGACCTGATCCTGCGTCACGTTGCGCCGCCGACGGTCGAGGAAGGTCCGTTCCGCATGATCGGTACCATTCTCGAGGCCAATCCCTATCTCGGCCGCATCATCACTGGCCGCATCACCTCCGGCAGCATCAAGCCAAATCAGGCCGTGAAGGTGCTGAGCGGTGACGGCAAGCTGATCGAGCAGGGTCGCATCACCAAGATTCTGGCATTCCGCGGCATCGAGCGCACGCCGCTCGAGGAGGCCGACGCCGGCGACATCGTCGCCATCGCGGGCCTCACCAAGGGCACCGTCGCCGATACCTTCTGCGATCCCAGCGTCGATACGCCGCTGGTGGCGCAGCCGATCGATCCGCCGACGGTGTCGATGTCGTTCATCGTCAACAATTCTCCGCTCGCGGGCACCGAAGGCGACAAGGTGACCAGCCGCATGATCCGCGACCGCCTGCTGCGCGAAGCCGAGGGCAATGTCGCGCTGCGCGTCACCGAGGCCTCCGACAAGGATTCCATGGAAGTCTCGGGCCGCGGCGAATTGCAGCTCGCGATCCTGATCGAGACCATGCGCCGCGAAGGCTTTGAGCTCAGCGTGTCGCGGCCGCGCGTCGTGCTGAAGAAGGACGACGCCACCGGCAACTGGCAGGAGCCGATCGAAGAAGTCGTGATCGACGTCGACGAGGAGCACTCCGGCGTCGTCGTGCAGAAGATGAGCGAACGCAAGGCCGAGATGATCGAAATGCGTCCCTCCGGCGGCAACCGACTGCGGCTGGTGTTCTACGCGCCGACCCGCGGCCTGATCGGCTATCAGGGCGAACTGCTCACCGATACCCGCGGCACCGCGATCATGAACCGGCTGTTCCATGGCTACGCGCCATACAAGGGCGACATCCAGGGCCGTCGCAACGGCGTGTTGATCTCCAACGATCAGGGCGAGGCCGTCGCCTACGCCATGTTCAAGCTGGAAGACCGCGGCCCGATGATGATCACGCCCGGAGCCAAGGTCTACAAGGGCATGATCGTCGGCGAGCACACCCGCGACAACGACCTCGAGATCAACATCCTCAAGGGCAAGCAGCTCACCAACATCCGCACCACCTCGAAGGATGAAGCGGTGCGGCTGACCCCGCCGATCCAGATGACGCTGGAAAAGGCGCTGGCCTATATCGAGGACGACGAGCTGGTCGAAGTGACCCCGAAATCGATCCGGCTGCGCAAGAAGTTCCTCGACGCCAACGAACGCAAGCGCGCGGAAAAGACCAAGGAAGCGGTGGCGTAA
- a CDS encoding flavin monoamine oxidase family protein — protein MPLPSSVDVAIIGAGAAGLGAANALKDSGRSIVVLEARDRVGGRAHTIMAAADITFDLGCGWLHSADKNQFVKIATQLNFEIDKTRPPWREQSFDTGFPLAERLDFNKALDAFYDRAEEAAKQAIRSGKDAAASAYLEPGNRWNPMIDALSTYINGCELDAVSILDMDAYEDTEINWRVRRGYGALISAYGTSCPVALNCIVTRIDHSGERVRIETSQGALTADKVIVTVPTNLIADEAIRFHPTLPAKIDAARGLPLGLADKVVLALDEPQESRGALPKDGNLRGATMRTAMGSYHLRPFGQACIEGYFGGSFAQELEDAGRGALAAQSIDEITALLGNDFRRKLKPLAESRWSHDPFARGSYSHALPGHAGQRAVLAAPVDGRLFFAGEATSPNFFSTAHGARDSGERAAGEVLRAIR, from the coding sequence ATGCCCCTTCCCTCCTCCGTCGATGTCGCCATCATCGGCGCCGGCGCTGCCGGCCTCGGCGCCGCCAACGCGCTGAAAGATTCCGGCCGGTCGATCGTGGTGCTGGAAGCGCGTGACCGCGTTGGCGGGCGTGCCCATACCATCATGGCGGCAGCGGATATCACCTTCGACCTCGGCTGTGGCTGGCTGCATTCGGCCGACAAGAACCAGTTCGTCAAAATCGCCACGCAGTTGAATTTCGAAATCGACAAGACTCGTCCGCCTTGGCGCGAGCAGAGTTTTGACACTGGATTCCCGCTTGCCGAGCGGCTGGACTTCAACAAGGCGCTCGACGCGTTCTATGACCGCGCCGAGGAGGCCGCGAAGCAAGCCATTCGCAGCGGCAAGGACGCCGCTGCGAGCGCGTATCTGGAGCCCGGCAACCGCTGGAATCCGATGATCGATGCGCTTTCAACCTACATCAATGGCTGCGAGCTCGACGCCGTCTCGATCCTCGATATGGACGCCTACGAGGATACCGAGATCAATTGGCGCGTGCGGCGCGGCTATGGCGCGCTGATATCGGCTTACGGCACCTCGTGCCCGGTCGCACTCAACTGCATCGTCACACGGATCGATCATTCCGGTGAGCGCGTGCGGATCGAGACCTCGCAAGGCGCGCTCACGGCGGACAAGGTGATCGTCACCGTTCCGACCAATCTGATCGCCGATGAGGCCATTCGTTTTCATCCTACACTGCCAGCGAAAATCGATGCCGCACGCGGCCTGCCGCTGGGTCTTGCCGACAAGGTGGTGCTGGCGCTCGATGAGCCCCAGGAATCCAGGGGTGCCCTGCCAAAGGACGGCAATCTGCGCGGCGCCACCATGCGCACGGCGATGGGCAGTTATCATCTGCGGCCGTTCGGGCAGGCATGCATCGAAGGCTATTTCGGCGGAAGCTTCGCGCAGGAGCTGGAAGATGCGGGCCGTGGCGCACTCGCCGCGCAAAGCATCGACGAGATCACGGCATTGCTCGGCAACGACTTTCGCCGCAAATTAAAGCCGCTGGCGGAATCGCGCTGGTCGCACGACCCGTTCGCGCGTGGCTCTTATTCGCACGCGCTGCCCGGCCATGCGGGCCAACGCGCAGTGCTCGCGGCTCCCGTCGATGGGCGCTTGTTCTTCGCGGGCGAAGCCACCTCGCCGAACTTTTTCTCCACCGCGCATGGCGCGAGGGATTCGGGCGAGAGGGCGGCGGGGGAAGTGCTCCGGGCTATTCGATAA
- a CDS encoding thiol-disulfide oxidoreductase DCC family protein encodes MGASNAWPDDDVILYDGVCVFCSRWVRFIAARDVNRRFRFTAVQSAYGTRLAQAFGIDPADPDTNAVVHGGIAYFKSDAALTVLSQLPGWQWARVLRIVPKPLRDAVYSLVARNRYRIFGKYEACFVPDAELRARVIE; translated from the coding sequence GTGGGCGCTTCGAACGCCTGGCCTGATGATGACGTGATCCTCTACGATGGCGTCTGCGTGTTCTGCTCGCGCTGGGTCCGATTCATCGCTGCGCGTGATGTGAACCGCCGTTTTCGCTTTACCGCCGTCCAGTCCGCTTACGGTACACGCTTGGCACAGGCTTTCGGCATCGATCCCGCCGATCCCGATACCAACGCGGTTGTCCATGGCGGCATCGCCTATTTCAAATCCGACGCCGCGCTGACGGTGTTGAGCCAACTGCCGGGATGGCAATGGGCGCGCGTGCTGCGGATCGTGCCGAAGCCGTTGCGTGACGCGGTGTACAGCCTCGTCGCGCGCAATCGCTACCGGATTTTCGGCAAGTATGAGGCGTGTTTTGTGCCCGACGCGGAGCTGAGGGCAAGGGTTATCGAATAG
- a CDS encoding alpha/beta hydrolase family protein has protein sequence MQFRKLFFALAVFSSVGLQGAIAQTQFGAQGAEGQPNRRQQWLLPSPDPDVAAHAVLFRPPGNGPFPLALIAHASTQNALRRAQMPQPEYRALAAWLVTRGYAVLVPERPGHGATGGKYLEDQGGCDEANYSRAGYATADSIKAALNYLRDEPFVRRDGAVIVGHSAGAWGALALAGEDPKAISAIIAFAPGRGGHANDVPNQVCAPHTLISAASEFGEDAQVPVTWLVATNDSYFSPEFSKAMADALRAGGDKVDFRVLPAFGSEGHSLAETDGGEKIFGPALDDALKASRPVATKKR, from the coding sequence ATGCAGTTCCGCAAGCTATTTTTCGCTCTCGCCGTGTTCAGCTCCGTCGGCCTGCAAGGCGCGATCGCGCAAACCCAGTTCGGCGCGCAAGGCGCGGAAGGCCAGCCAAATCGCCGGCAGCAATGGCTGCTGCCCTCGCCCGATCCCGATGTCGCGGCGCATGCGGTGCTGTTCCGTCCCCCGGGCAACGGTCCGTTTCCGTTGGCGCTGATCGCGCATGCCTCGACGCAAAACGCGCTGCGTCGCGCGCAGATGCCGCAGCCCGAGTACCGCGCCTTGGCGGCCTGGCTGGTTACGCGGGGCTACGCCGTGCTGGTACCGGAGCGGCCGGGCCATGGCGCCACCGGCGGAAAATATCTCGAGGACCAGGGCGGCTGCGACGAGGCCAATTATTCCCGCGCGGGCTATGCGACCGCCGATTCGATCAAGGCGGCGCTCAACTATCTGCGCGATGAGCCCTTCGTCCGTCGGGATGGGGCGGTCATTGTCGGGCATTCGGCCGGCGCCTGGGGGGCGCTGGCCCTTGCCGGCGAGGATCCGAAGGCGATCTCGGCCATCATTGCGTTCGCGCCGGGGCGTGGCGGCCATGCCAACGATGTCCCCAATCAGGTCTGCGCCCCGCACACGCTGATTTCCGCCGCATCCGAGTTTGGCGAGGATGCGCAGGTGCCGGTGACATGGCTGGTGGCGACCAATGACAGCTATTTCTCGCCGGAGTTTTCCAAGGCGATGGCCGATGCGCTCCGCGCCGGCGGCGACAAGGTGGATTTTCGGGTTCTGCCGGCGTTCGGCAGCGAGGGCCACTCTCTGGCGGAGACCGACGGCGGCGAAAAGATCTTCGGCCCCGCGCTCGACGACGCGCTGAAAGCATCGCGTCCGGTCGCGACCAAGAAGCGATGA
- a CDS encoding GNAT family N-acetyltransferase produces MSTTLIEVRPAKAADAAAVASTHDEAWRSAYQGIIPGAELEKLINRRGPQWWDSAIRKGSRVSVLVFGDKVAGYANYGRNRARSLHFEGEIYELYLRPEFQGLGFGRRLFTAARRDLLQSGLKSMVIWALSDNDPATEFYRALGGRMVARSSEKFGAKSLDKVAFAWTN; encoded by the coding sequence ATGAGCACAACCCTGATCGAGGTTCGGCCGGCCAAAGCTGCGGATGCAGCCGCGGTGGCGTCCACCCATGACGAAGCCTGGCGTTCGGCCTATCAGGGCATCATTCCCGGTGCCGAACTGGAGAAGCTGATCAACCGCCGCGGTCCGCAATGGTGGGACAGCGCGATCCGCAAGGGCAGCCGCGTCAGCGTGCTGGTGTTCGGCGACAAGGTCGCGGGCTATGCCAATTACGGTCGCAACCGGGCCCGTAGCCTGCACTTCGAGGGCGAGATCTACGAGCTTTATCTGCGCCCGGAATTCCAGGGCCTCGGTTTCGGCCGCCGGCTGTTCACAGCCGCCCGGCGCGACCTGTTGCAGAGCGGCCTCAAGAGCATGGTGATTTGGGCGCTCTCCGACAACGATCCGGCGACGGAGTTTTATCGCGCCCTCGGCGGCCGCATGGTGGCGCGCTCGTCGGAAAAATTCGGGGCCAAGTCGCTCGACAAGGTTGCCTTCGCCTGGACCAACTGA
- the ppa gene encoding inorganic diphosphatase: protein MRIDAISIGIDPPREVNVIIEVPVGGEPIKYEMDKEAGTLVVDRFLYTAMRYPGNYGFIPHTLSGDGDPCDVLVANTRAIVPGAVMSVRPVGVLLMEDEAGGDEKIIAVPTSKLTQRYDKVKNYNDLPDITLQQIQHFFEHYKDLESGKWVKVLRWGNAEEAHRLILEGIERAKKK from the coding sequence ATGCGTATTGACGCCATCTCGATCGGAATCGACCCACCGCGTGAGGTCAACGTTATCATCGAGGTGCCTGTTGGCGGCGAGCCGATCAAATACGAGATGGACAAAGAGGCCGGGACGCTGGTGGTCGACCGGTTTCTCTATACCGCGATGCGCTATCCCGGGAATTACGGCTTCATCCCGCACACGCTGTCGGGCGACGGCGATCCATGCGACGTGCTGGTGGCGAACACGCGCGCGATCGTGCCGGGCGCCGTGATGAGTGTGCGGCCCGTCGGCGTGCTCCTGATGGAAGATGAGGCAGGCGGCGACGAGAAAATCATCGCGGTGCCGACGTCGAAGCTGACCCAGCGCTACGACAAGGTGAAAAACTATAACGACCTACCCGACATTACGCTGCAGCAGATCCAGCACTTCTTCGAGCATTACAAGGATCTCGAAAGCGGGAAATGGGTGAAGGTGCTGCGATGGGGCAATGCCGAGGAAGCGCACAGGCTGATCCTGGAAGGCATCGAGCGGGCGAAGAAGAAATAG